In Thiospirochaeta perfilievii, a single window of DNA contains:
- a CDS encoding helix-turn-helix domain-containing protein — protein sequence MTDNILNAKEAAKYLGNLSIHCIYKYSSQGIIPKLKHTGKLLFLKSDLDDFIIKNRVSTHTINQISRSIKEVN from the coding sequence ATGACAGATAATATATTAAACGCAAAAGAAGCCGCAAAATACTTAGGAAACTTAAGTATACATTGTATCTATAAATATTCCAGTCAAGGGATAATTCCAAAATTAAAACATACTGGTAAACTCTTATTCTTAAAAAGCGATTTAGATGATTTTATTATAAAAAATAGAGTCTCCACTCATACAATAAATCAAATCTCAAGATCTATAAAAGAGGTAAACTAA
- a CDS encoding metallophosphoesterase, which yields MKIQILSDLHLEFDYREYEFSNCDLLILAGDIYSGTKGVEWIKNKVTNIPVIYVMGNHEYYNNYFPSLLDKCKEIAKESNIHVLENESITINNITFHCATLWTDFELFNNSSIAQFECERCMNDYHCIRLDTNSSKLRADITRQIHHQTKKWLNKSLTESKTDKNIVITHHAPTIHSIATRFKDSLLSTGFASNLEDLIINKEPNLWVHGHVHDAIDCYVGKTRILCNPCGYPHENSNGYIDDLIIEI from the coding sequence ATGAAGATACAAATCTTAAGTGACCTACATCTAGAATTTGATTATAGGGAATATGAATTCTCAAATTGTGATCTATTAATCCTTGCAGGAGATATTTACTCAGGAACTAAAGGTGTCGAATGGATTAAGAATAAAGTAACTAATATTCCTGTAATATACGTAATGGGTAATCATGAATATTATAACAATTATTTTCCGAGTCTTCTAGATAAATGTAAGGAAATAGCAAAAGAATCTAATATACACGTATTAGAGAATGAGAGTATTACAATTAATAATATTACCTTTCACTGTGCAACTCTATGGACAGATTTTGAACTTTTTAATAATTCAAGCATTGCCCAATTTGAGTGTGAGAGATGTATGAATGACTACCACTGTATAAGGTTAGATACAAACTCCTCTAAATTAAGAGCAGATATAACAAGACAGATACATCATCAAACAAAAAAATGGCTTAATAAGAGTTTAACAGAGAGTAAAACTGATAAAAATATTGTAATAACACATCATGCTCCTACTATTCATTCAATAGCCACAAGATTTAAAGATAGCCTTCTATCAACAGGATTTGCTTCAAACCTAGAAGATTTAATTATTAATAAAGAACCTAATCTTTGGGTTCATGGTCATGTCCATGATGCCATTGATTGTTATGTAGGGAAAACAAGAATTTTATGTAACCCCTGTGGATATCCCCATGAGAATTCTAATGGATATATTGATGATCTTATAATTGAAATATAA
- a CDS encoding nucleotidyltransferase domain-containing protein produces MKDTGLSVATINILVEAFSKYPEIDDVILYGSRAKGNYTSRSDIDLVVKGIISRHIISKILLDLDDSDILYSVDLQSYNDLKNQELIDHIDRVGIVLYKK; encoded by the coding sequence ATGAAAGATACAGGTCTATCCGTTGCTACGATTAATATATTAGTAGAAGCTTTTTCAAAATATCCGGAAATTGATGATGTTATATTATACGGTTCTAGAGCTAAGGGCAACTATACATCTAGGAGTGATATTGACCTCGTAGTAAAAGGAATAATTTCAAGGCATATTATTTCAAAAATATTACTCGACCTAGATGATAGCGATATTTTGTATAGTGTTGATCTTCAATCATATAATGACCTAAAAAATCAAGAGCTTATCGATCATATAGATAGGGTTGGTATAGTATTATACAAAAAATAA
- a CDS encoding nucleotidyltransferase substrate binding protein — MYYIYMEEDVRWKQRFSNFKRAFLLLRDALDGDISKLNQLEKEGVIQRFEYTFELAWKVLKDRMEYDGIIFDIISPKAVIRKAYESKYIDNLEVWFNMIGDRNLMSHTYDENKFEKIIMTTQSEYLTILDKLYMWLLEETL; from the coding sequence ATGTATTATATTTATATGGAAGAAGATGTAAGGTGGAAACAGAGGTTTTCAAATTTTAAAAGAGCATTCTTACTATTAAGAGATGCATTAGATGGGGATATCTCAAAACTAAATCAGCTTGAAAAAGAAGGGGTAATTCAAAGGTTCGAATACACATTTGAATTAGCATGGAAAGTTCTAAAAGATCGAATGGAATATGATGGTATTATATTCGATATAATATCTCCAAAAGCAGTTATTAGGAAAGCTTATGAATCTAAGTACATAGATAATCTTGAAGTATGGTTTAATATGATTGGAGATAGAAATCTAATGAGTCATACATATGACGAAAATAAGTTTGAAAAAATAATAATGACTACACAATCAGAGTATTTAACAATTTTAGATAAACTTTATATGTGGTTATTAGAAGAAACTCTTTGA
- a CDS encoding Abi family protein, producing MIIHDKSFAINFLNKVSYYRFVGYALHFEKFENRKRTHRYKPETSFENVVDLYNFDDKLRTILFDAITHIEVAFRTQLNLHMSLNSKDSHWPLSKKHVNAQFKHDKFLSDVEREINRSNEIFIKSYLRKYSEPTLPASWMLIEIISFGSWSKIYKSLENKDIKKDIANYFEIKPFLLESWIQSITTVRNICAHHGRLWNSSLTIKPSITNNMQKTYDTKQRKK from the coding sequence ATGATCATACATGATAAATCTTTTGCTATAAACTTTCTAAACAAAGTAAGCTATTATCGATTTGTAGGTTATGCTCTTCATTTTGAAAAATTTGAAAATAGAAAAAGAACTCATAGATATAAACCTGAAACAAGTTTTGAAAATGTAGTTGATCTATATAACTTTGATGATAAACTAAGAACAATATTATTTGATGCTATAACACATATTGAAGTAGCATTCAGGACTCAACTCAACTTACACATGTCTTTAAATAGTAAAGACTCTCATTGGCCATTATCTAAGAAACATGTTAATGCACAATTCAAACATGATAAATTTCTTTCAGATGTTGAAAGGGAGATAAATAGAAGTAATGAGATATTTATAAAAAGTTATTTACGCAAATATTCCGAACCTACATTACCTGCATCGTGGATGTTAATTGAAATAATTTCTTTTGGGAGTTGGTCTAAAATATATAAATCTTTAGAAAATAAGGATATAAAAAAAGACATTGCAAATTACTTTGAAATAAAACCTTTTTTATTAGAGTCCTGGATTCAATCTATTACTACAGTACGAAATATTTGTGCCCATCATGGTAGACTTTGGAACTCTTCTTTAACAATAAAGCCTTCAATTACTAATAATATGCAAAAAACATATGATACTAAGCAAAGAAAAAAATAA
- a CDS encoding class I SAM-dependent methyltransferase — MFYKSISKVYDDIFPQNKSQLDFINNLQPISKHEVILDIGCATGNLTDLISKCTKNVIGIDLDSDLLKVAKSKYHKLSFIEGNMMDIDKIFTHEYFDRIISFGNTLVHLPNRNNVKSFFHRVYNTLKKDGLFIVQIINYNRIIKNGINELPIIDNDSITFIRDYRIHNGWIDFNTKLKIKENGEILENSIPLLPLTEEEIRNLIEITGFRNLKFYGNLKGDSLTDNSIPLLFSCIK, encoded by the coding sequence ATGTTTTATAAATCAATATCAAAAGTTTATGATGATATTTTTCCACAAAATAAGTCGCAACTAGATTTTATAAATAATCTGCAACCAATTTCAAAACATGAAGTTATACTGGATATTGGATGTGCAACTGGAAATTTAACAGATCTTATTTCAAAATGCACAAAAAATGTAATAGGAATAGATCTTGATTCAGACCTACTGAAAGTTGCTAAAAGCAAGTATCACAAACTTAGTTTTATAGAAGGAAATATGATGGATATTGACAAGATATTCACACACGAATATTTTGACAGAATTATTTCTTTTGGTAATACATTAGTACATCTACCCAACAGGAATAATGTTAAGTCTTTCTTCCACAGAGTTTATAATACTTTAAAAAAAGATGGATTATTTATAGTTCAGATAATAAATTATAATAGAATTATTAAAAATGGAATAAATGAACTTCCTATAATTGATAATGACTCAATAACCTTTATTAGAGATTATAGAATTCACAATGGTTGGATAGATTTTAATACAAAACTAAAAATTAAGGAAAATGGAGAAATATTAGAGAACTCAATTCCACTACTTCCATTAACGGAAGAAGAAATAAGAAATTTGATAGAAATAACAGGTTTCAGAAATCTTAAGTTTTATGGAAATCTAAAAGGTGATTCTTTAACAGATAATTCAATACCTTTGTTATTCAGTTGTATTAAGTAA
- a CDS encoding transposase domain-containing protein, producing MTDKLFIFADSLCFFYSIIETAKLNGLNPYAYLKWLFENVVLLSEGESMEHLTPWNCDSVEVNKIML from the coding sequence ATAACTGATAAATTATTCATTTTTGCAGACTCTCTATGTTTTTTCTACTCTATAATTGAAACTGCTAAACTTAATGGGTTAAATCCATACGCGTATTTAAAGTGGCTTTTTGAAAATGTAGTTTTACTTTCAGAAGGTGAATCGATGGAACATCTCACCCCTTGGAATTGTGATTCGGTAGAAGTTAATAAGATTATGCTTTAA